The sequence ACTCTACTTTCACTGCACCAGAGATAAGACAATAAAGTTTTTTGTtagtattatttttattgttcaTCAAAGAGCTTGTTTCTTATGAAAGTCTTTGAAAAATCAAGAAACAATTTTGCATGTTATTAACACACCATGCTGTAATGGTACTGTCATTCACTGGTGTCCTTTCTTGTGGGTTTGCTCAAAGAAGGATGTGGCTATGACTTCTATGTTTTCAGTGCTCCTACTTTTCTGTTGTGGTTTCATAAGTGCTCTATTTCCTTGTAGCTATTATCACTATTGCCCCTTCCTCTGACACTGGGTCTCCTCCGCAATCCCTCGTCAGCTCAACTCCTGTCACGCCCACGAATGGCCTCGTCTTCTCGCCGGGCTCCTCTCCCCTCAAGATGCCACGCCCACTAGTTGACCCCATCGATACCGATCGTCCAGAGAGGATGAGGGACTGGCTAGTGCGTATGATCAACAGTGGGAGGTTCCCGGGCTTGAAGTGGCTGGACCAGGAGCAGGCCATATTTAGAGTGCCCTGGATCCATGCTAAGAAGAGAGATTACAATCAGGAGAGGGATGCAGCTCTCTTCAGAGAGTGGGCACTCCACTCTGGTGAGCAATCGCACGCAATGGTAGCTCAGCTAATTTGTTGCCTGCTACATTTTTGCAACGGTATGGGCTACCATATTTGTATGTATAGGAAGCCTAGCCTAGGGTCTGTATAGCTACTATTCATGCATTTCCTATTCATGCATTTTATTTGGGGAATGTCCTAGCACTGCATAGTGAGCTAGCAGACGTGTCTTTACTACTTACTGCATTGGCCGCCCTTTACCATATTCATTACTCTCAATTGTTTTGTGCCCTGCAGGCAAGTATGGGGACGGCTCAGATGTGACCACATGGAAGATTAACTTCAGGTGTGCACTAAACGGACTTAAAGACATCGTAGAGAGGAAAGACCTCGAAGAGCAGGATTGCCGAGTATACCAGATGCTCCCTCAGTCGGGAAGCGGGCGAAGACGAAAGAGACGACGTCCCGGTTACTTCTCGACTGACGTCTCTAGTCTTAACTCTCCGGACGATGCAGCCGAGGGACGTATGAGGCTAGACCTGCAGAGCCCTGTGGTCACGCCCACTCTCTCGTTAATCCACCCCTCGGGGCTCACCCCCGTGTCAACGTTTACTCCCACTGTCTCCTCTCCCATTCAAGTGTTGCCCATCATCTCGGCAGGGGGTCAAATGAGAGTGCCTTATATAGGCGGCACGCCCACGACCCCCCACGGAACTCCACTGGGGGTCCTGCAGAAATTGCGACCGATGGGCCACCATCAGACCACCGGGATCTTCACGACCATATTCCCGGGGGACTCTATGGGTCGAGGGGAGAGGATTGTGTCGGAGGAGAGGGAAGCCTCTGTTCCTACACAACCACCGACTCCAAGAACACCGGTGAGGGTTAGTAGTTAGTAGTCTGGGGAAGAAAAAACACATTTGCAATGGTAAAAGTTGCTAAAATTGGCTGGGGAAGCACCAAAAAACAAGCAGGAGGGAGTACATCATTAAATTTTATGCACACTGTAGTTTGTAAGTGCATGCAGCTTCAAAAgtgtgttataattaattgtgtgCATATCATGATGTCACTGCACAGTATTCTGTTGTTGCAATCATTTGACAGCTGCATGCTTCCCCCTACCGTATAGGTGTCTCCTGCTATGCAGTTTAGCCCCAAGGTGATATCCCCCCAGGCCTTGCACTCGTTCCCCTCCCCAGCACACTACACCTCCACACACGGTGAGCTGCCAGCCATGGTTACTATCAGGAATGCACTCTATACTTTAATAGTGGTTACTTAGTTGTCTAGGGTATCATGAATTTGATTAATTACATCATACTGGTGCATGTGTCCCAAGAATAGCTACCTGAAATTTCAGGAAgtaatatagctagctagtttgaAGTTGTGCCGGCCATGAGTTGAGTAGTAGAGTGGAGTGATGTAGCTATGTGAACCGGCTCTTTGTAATGGCATTTGCTGAAACTGAAATTG comes from Halichondria panicea chromosome 3, odHalPani1.1, whole genome shotgun sequence and encodes:
- the LOC135333518 gene encoding interferon regulatory factor 5-like isoform X3, which translates into the protein MMSSSSPTHSEQLHHHRPTIITIAPSSDTGSPPQSLVSSTPVTPTNGLVFSPGSSPLKMPRPLVDPIDTDRPERMRDWLVRMINSGRFPGLKWLDQEQAIFRVPWIHAKKRDYNQERDAALFREWALHSGKYGDGSDVTTWKINFRCALNGLKDIVERKDLEEQDCRVYQMLPQSGSGRRRKRRRPGYFSTDVSSLNSPDDAAEGRMRLDLQSPVVTPTLSLIHPSGLTPVSTFTPTVSSPIQVLPIISAGGQMRVPYIGGTPTTPHGTPLGVLQKLRPMGHHQTTGIFTTIFPGDSMGRGERIVSEEREASVPTQPPTPRTPVSPAMQFSPKVISPQALHSFPSPAHYTSTHAFPIGPPLPMNPVLRTGPVYCPPPEFCTNPHAVTVRILYGSITVHMETFDCSNGARIYYGPLHCRDILSPEVEEKLFGPLNAHQISLSPRHPAGLAREIFNHTKRGLILEVKDECLYATALCRTVIYHGSSPIKHSGTLIKEERTRVFNYKHRFMPSLKYTAEGRGYPPKPYALLSLGQPWGGDRPLSKNLVTVVVTYCKALNDLRVRNLPVHDDLLFEPQEARDIRIISPTPTDLEAEQFLNPHMHTAGEIPSAA
- the LOC135333518 gene encoding interferon regulatory factor 5-like isoform X1, giving the protein MDRNYPPLAANGETSPVSNLGLPPLIKMDQRFETGYSAPMDTNQNGNSNCESMSQNSETEQMMSSSSPTHSEQLHHHRPTIITIAPSSDTGSPPQSLVSSTPVTPTNGLVFSPGSSPLKMPRPLVDPIDTDRPERMRDWLVRMINSGRFPGLKWLDQEQAIFRVPWIHAKKRDYNQERDAALFREWALHSGKYGDGSDVTTWKINFRCALNGLKDIVERKDLEEQDCRVYQMLPQSGSGRRRKRRRPGYFSTDVSSLNSPDDAAEGRMRLDLQSPVVTPTLSLIHPSGLTPVSTFTPTVSSPIQVLPIISAGGQMRVPYIGGTPTTPHGTPLGVLQKLRPMGHHQTTGIFTTIFPGDSMGRGERIVSEEREASVPTQPPTPRTPVSPAMQFSPKVISPQALHSFPSPAHYTSTHAFPIGPPLPMNPVLRTGPVYCPPPEFCTNPHAVTVRILYGSITVHMETFDCSNGARIYYGPLHCRDILSPEVEEKLFGPLNAHQISLSPRHPAGLAREIFNHTKRGLILEVKDECLYATALCRTVIYHGSSPIKHSGTLIKEERTRVFNYKHRFMPSLKYTAEGRGYPPKPYALLSLGQPWGGDRPLSKNLVTVVVTYCKALNDLRVRNLPVHDDLLFEPQEARDIRIISPTPTDLEAEQFLNPHMHTAGEIPSAA
- the LOC135333518 gene encoding interferon regulatory factor 5-like isoform X2 codes for the protein MHIAVSMVVKCNKRKSQAKNSETEQMMSSSSPTHSEQLHHHRPTIITIAPSSDTGSPPQSLVSSTPVTPTNGLVFSPGSSPLKMPRPLVDPIDTDRPERMRDWLVRMINSGRFPGLKWLDQEQAIFRVPWIHAKKRDYNQERDAALFREWALHSGKYGDGSDVTTWKINFRCALNGLKDIVERKDLEEQDCRVYQMLPQSGSGRRRKRRRPGYFSTDVSSLNSPDDAAEGRMRLDLQSPVVTPTLSLIHPSGLTPVSTFTPTVSSPIQVLPIISAGGQMRVPYIGGTPTTPHGTPLGVLQKLRPMGHHQTTGIFTTIFPGDSMGRGERIVSEEREASVPTQPPTPRTPVSPAMQFSPKVISPQALHSFPSPAHYTSTHAFPIGPPLPMNPVLRTGPVYCPPPEFCTNPHAVTVRILYGSITVHMETFDCSNGARIYYGPLHCRDILSPEVEEKLFGPLNAHQISLSPRHPAGLAREIFNHTKRGLILEVKDECLYATALCRTVIYHGSSPIKHSGTLIKEERTRVFNYKHRFMPSLKYTAEGRGYPPKPYALLSLGQPWGGDRPLSKNLVTVVVTYCKALNDLRVRNLPVHDDLLFEPQEARDIRIISPTPTDLEAEQFLNPHMHTAGEIPSAA